The Arachidicoccus terrestris genome includes the window GCTATAAAGGCAACGACGACGACCATTAAAGCCGAGTCAAGGAGGCTATTGGCAGAACGCATAGAGACAAAACCCGGAGAATTTAAAACGGTCCGTTTTAATGTGGCTGTTTACGATAGTGTTATCCACCCAGGCAGGATGGTAAAACTAAAACCCAGAGAAGTGGATAAACTCGACTGGGACAACAAACTGACTTTGGAATTTAGTAACACCAATCCCAGTATTGATGCGATTACTATTGAACCGGTTAAAAGCCCTATTCAGGTATTTTTGATGGGAAACTCAACAGTAACAAATCAGTCACTTGAACCCTGGGCCTGTTGGGGGCAAATGATTCCGGCATTTTTCGGCAGTGAACGGGTGGTCATATCCAATATGGCGGCCTCTGGAGAGACGCTCAGGTCTTCTCTGGGAAGAAGAAGGCTTGAGAAAGTCGCTTCGATGCTGCACAGAGGGGATTATGTATTTATTGAGTTTGCGCATAATGATCAGAAGAAGGGCTCGGGAGAGACAGCTTATACAACATATAATCAATATTTGCGCACTTTTGCGGACACTGCCAGAAACCATGGAGCCATACCGGTATTCGTCACTTCCACCCATCGCCGGAACTTTGATAAGTCGGGTCATGTCATCAATACACTGGGAGATTTTCCCGATGCGATGCGTATGGAAGCGAAAAAGGAACATGTTACCTTGATTGACCTGAATAAGATGACCAAAACATTATATGAAGCCTTCGGTGATGAAAA containing:
- a CDS encoding rhamnogalacturonan acetylesterase: MLLHKRIVFALFAIGVITLGNTKAQEIRQFDFGTGQVANGYTQVKATDVYADSTGFGFDYRSNPIAINRGSVNGKEDPLTSDFCTGIGSVFFSTKLPQGNYQVTVTLGDAIKATTTTIKAESRRLLAERIETKPGEFKTVRFNVAVYDSVIHPGRMVKLKPREVDKLDWDNKLTLEFSNTNPSIDAITIEPVKSPIQVFLMGNSTVTNQSLEPWACWGQMIPAFFGSERVVISNMAASGETLRSSLGRRRLEKVASMLHRGDYVFIEFAHNDQKKGSGETAYTTYNQYLRTFADTARNHGAIPVFVTSTHRRNFDKSGHVINTLGDFPDAMRMEAKKEHVTLIDLNKMTKTLYEAFGDEKSRTLFVQYPAGTFVGQNRELADNTHFCDFGAYELAKCMVEGIRKSDLILKEYLKKDLPVFDLNHPDDRDHWDFPFTPMFSSIKPYGN